A single region of the Vicia villosa cultivar HV-30 ecotype Madison, WI linkage group LG4, Vvil1.0, whole genome shotgun sequence genome encodes:
- the LOC131596700 gene encoding uncharacterized protein At1g76070-like, producing MEKEKQSKVRNRFLKAITVTFQNAPFSPGRDHKFRSDNNTNRWGAKTNSGKGFSGPMVTMIPYEARRKPRDGTGVSVTQEPTSPKISCMGQIKHHKKKDIPTGKTTDVSTTAKDEDVKKPKSKFQRMFSQRSKSKFVERKFDESGSVGGGSKAPPMGDMKRFASGREAFSSFNWKAVIEPEEIDGRECFTDAEDDEILIPFSAPILVGGGNDGDDARPCLKFKPRNEINLWKRRTMAPPRPLQLNPVLKAK from the coding sequence ATGGAGAAAGAGAAACAGAGTAAGGTGAGGAACAGGTTCTTGAAGGCAATAACAGTTACATTTCAGAACGCACCTTTCAGTCCTGGGAGGGACCATAAATTTAGATCAGACAATAACACAAACAGATGGGGTGCAAAAACGAACAGTGGAAAAGGATTCTCTGGACCTATGGTTACCATGATTCCTTACGAAGCGAGAAGAAAACCTAGAGATGGTACTGGTGTTAGTGTAACACAAGAACCAACTTCACCGAAGATTTCATGTATGGGACAGATCAAGCATCACAAGAAGAAAGATATTCCGACAGGTAAAACTACTGATGTATCCACTACTGCAAAGGATGAAGATGTGAAGAAACCGAAATCGAAGTTTCAGAGAATGTTTTCACAGAGATCGAAATCAAAGTTTGTGGAAAGGAAATTCGATGAGTCTGGATCTGTTGGCGGAGGGAGCAAAGCGCCGCCGATGGGTGATATGAAGAGATTTGCGAGCGGGCGGGAAGCTTTTTCGAGTTTCAATTGGAAAGCTGTGATTGAGCCGGAGGAGATTGATGGCAGGGAATGTTTTACTGATGCGGAAGATGATGAGATCTTGATTCCATTTTCTGCACCAATTTTGGTTGGTGGAGggaatgatggtgatgatgcaaGACCTTGTTTGAAGTTTAAGCCACGGAATGAAATTAATCTTTGGAAAAGAAGAACAATGGCACCGCCAAGGCCTCTTCAGTTGAATCCTGTGCTTAAGGCTaagtaa